Genomic window (Clupea harengus unplaced genomic scaffold, Ch_v2.0.2, whole genome shotgun sequence):
cagctctctttgatggatctcctccaccacttcttcacagaaataaagcagttaacctctctcagccaagggaaGTACAAAGCGTTGTTCATCTGCGATGGTCTGGATGAATGTCGACTCCAACTAGACTTTCAGAAAAATCAAAGTTTGACTGATGTGACAGAGGTCACCTCATTGGATGTACTCCTGACAAATGTCATCAAGGGTAATCTGCTCCATTCTGCTTTACTTTGGATTACCTCTCGACCAGccgcagccaatcaaatcccgCCTGATTGTGTTGACCGGGTCACAGAGGTACAAGGgttcaatgacccacagaaggaggagtacttcaggaagaggatcAGTGATCAGAATCTTGCCAGCGAAGTCATCTCGCACATCAAATTATCAAGGAGCCTCCACATTATGTGCCACATACCAGTGTTCTGCTGGATTGCTGCTACTGTTCTTGGGGTAATTCTTGGCTCTTCAGGAGGTGGACAGATTCCAAAGACTTTGACAGAGATGTATACctatttccttatttttcaaaccAAACAGAGCAACCTAAAGTTTGAAAATGTGCAGAACCTTGATCCACAGTGGAACCAAGAAGTTATCCTTGGTCTTGGACAGTTGGCATATGAACAGTTAGAGAAGGGTAATCTGATTTTCTATGAAGAAGACCTAAAAGAGTCTGGAATTGATGTCAGAGAGGCAGCAGTGTGCTCTGGCATCTGCTCCCAGATCTTTCGAGAAGAATCAGGGCTTTATAAAGATAAGGTGTTCTGCTTTGTGCATTTAAGTGTCCAGGAGTATCTTGCAgccttgtatgtgtttttggtgATGGCAGTTAAAGGGAAAGACATAATATCCACACACCAAACTCCTGGAACATTgattcagcagaaatggacaaggagtGTAATAAGGACATCCAAACACCAACGTCATGAAGTGGCAGGGGAGTTTGTCTCCTTCAATGAAGAAATCCATGATCATCTTACAGAAGAGTGCTGTGGACAAAGCTTTGAAGCATGAAGATGGACGCTTTGACCTATTCCTCCGTTTccttcttggcctctctctggagtctAACCAGACTCTCCTGCATGGCCTACTACAGAGAGGACGAAATCAGATGGGCAATGAAGAAACAATCAGTTACATTAAGGAAAAGATCAGGGAGGTTCCTTCATCAGAAAGGGTGATcaacctcttccactgtctgaatgaaCTCAATGATCACTCCTTAGTGGAAGAGGTTCAAAGGCTGCTGATTGCTGGGACACTTTCTGGAGCTGAACTTTCACCTGCCCAGTGGTCAGCtctagtgtttgtgctgctgacatCAGAACAGAAGCTGGATGTGTTTGACTTGAAGAAGTACATCAGGTCTGATGAAGGTCTCCTAAGGCTGCAGCCAGTACTGGATAAATCTCAAAAGGCTCAGTAAGTATGATGGTAGTCTGTATTCTCAAGATGGGAGGGGTTATTGACTCTAGCTGGGTTTCCACCTAACCttttaatgcacattttgaGGAATCAAAAAATAAATTCATATGAAATCTTCTACTGCAATTAGATATTTCAGTCACTAGAGGGGGATTAACTCAATGTTTTCCCCTTAAGGCTCAATAGCTGTGGGCTCACTGAAAGGAGCTGTACAGCACTGGCATGTATCCTCAGCAAACCATcttcaaaactgaaaaatgtggatCTCAGTGACAACAGTATTGGAGATATTGGGGTCCAAAAACTCTGTAGTGGACTGGAGAACCCAAACTGTGAACTGGAGACACTCAAGTAAGACATTTTGATTCTTCAGTATTCCTTAATAATGAGTTTTAAGagacattttgtacattttaataCACTTTTTCAAATTTTCATGTAAAGTTTCAGCACACATAGACTTGAAGATCCTCCCTTTCAATGATAAAAGCTCACTGAATGAACTGGAGAAGTTGTCTCAGTTTATGAAACTAATATTAAGTACATTTTGGgacaagatagatagatagatagatggatactttattaatcccgaaggaaatttaggtcatccagtagcttatacacttaacttaactcacaaacatacatacacaaatcacagtagaaaaacaacacacatagggaaaaacatgttcacagggagtggggtgtatacagatattatacagatattacagtgtgcattgattgtgtcagtgttgatgtccacaaggaaagtagtgcaaagagtgcagagagatagtgttcatgtgcttgtgtggatagtgcaaagatagagtacttgtgcttgtgtgtgtgaggatagtgcaaagtgatataaatagtaaagactgtgcaatgggctagtatagccagtaaaagagtaaaaagataaaaagatggacagtgggatggaaaaaattaagagctgagaagaggaggggagactgaggaagactcatgcagagaagtccatctccctccccctccccttctgtgtggcattaaaaagctggatggccctggggacaaaggactttctcagcctgtccgatgagcatgacagtgacaggagtctgccactgaaaatgctcctctgtccgttaatagtactgtgaagtgggtggtggtcattgtccaagatggtcagcagcctactcaatgtccttttctccgccactgatgttaggtTCGCTCAGatggaaataaaatgtcaaGAGTATCATATATAAAGTATATTTATATTAAGTCATTGTCTACTGTGGTAAGTGTTATTATAAATGGAAGTGCTAACAGTAAACTgatgttaaatatgtttttctccttctctctacagcgtgtcaaactgcagtattacagagggaggcttcagttctcttgcatcagcactgagatcaaacccctcacacatcagagagctgcagctgggtgggaataaagcaggagactcaggagtgaagcatctctcttctcttctggaggatcccaactgtaaactggagaaactagggtgagtatcacaagaccaaatactgagttgatatcagtgaatttgacagtgatagtgaactgtcatgatcttcacatgtaaagggtcattATTAATTGAGCAGTAAACACTTCATATCACTCTATGTttccatctttcacacacacacatacaaaccaatccacttacaaacacacacatacacatgcacacacacacacacacatatacaatttcTTGATGAAATATATTAAGTGAAAAGTATCCTGAttattacagacagacaaacagtatTTCCTTACACAGTTTTTCAAATCATGTAAAGTTTCAGACATACATAGACTTTTCCTTTCCATGCAAACAGCTCACTGAAAGAACGACACAAAGTCATATGAAAACTTATATCAAGTATATTTTGGGATTAAAATGTTTAGAGAATCAGAAAGCCGCTCagttaattagttaattaaCAATGGGACCTTGACCAAAGCACCATGCATTTTAAAAACTGTGAACTGCATTTGGGTGGTAATACCACCtcagtgtgcattattttcaacctttcaaatgaTCTGTCATCCAATATACCTCACGTCGTTAAACTGCTTATCCGTTCAATTTGGCTAAAAAATGGTCTTACTTTAAAATACACTGTAAATGTCTATTGTGTTTGCCTTGACCAAATTATGACTACATTTTCACCttagactctcagactgcagtatcacaaGAGGACGGCTATtctagtctggcttcagccttgaggttaatccaatcatctcagagagctggatctcagaggaaatgatccaggggaatcaggagtcaaactgcttttagacctaaAGGAGGACCCGCAGTGTAAACTAACaaatctcaggtaaatgtatatcAAGACTAAGAATATACACAGCTGTTATGTTTTTCAAAGAGTTCAAATCCTGTACATGGACATATAAGGTGTGGGTTTTAAATAATGAGATTGTTATTACGAGTATATACAGTGCATCCGAAAAGTATTTGCAGCgcttcactttttccacattttgttatattaCAGCCTTATGCTGAAATCGTTTAAAGTCATTTTtctcctcatcaatctacactcaataccccataatgacaaagcaaaaacaggattttagaattttttgcaaatgtatcaAAAATAAAGAACGAAAATAACACGTACATAAGTATTCACAGCCTTTGCTGAATACTTTTGTTAAAGCACCTTTGCAACAATTACAACCTCAAGTCTTTTTGAGTATGATGCTACAAGCTTGTGATAGTattcattttataccatatatttggaGACCCAGTCTTAGTTATGATCAgtcaggaaacaggtttaatcttgttacaatggtggccattccaagggagacaaagcctgaagttccactcataacttcacctcagactcatctgattATCCAGTGAAGATTGCCGTTAAATGCACTCAGTCACAGGCTTCACACCTACCCCAGGTCAAtcagaaatgcttacattctaAATTATGTCTAAATGGAAAGCACAATTACGACTAGATATAATATGTATTGACTATGGTATATCATTATGAACTCTAAATCTTAATTTCTGGTTCCTTCACTTGGCACACCTATTTTTGGGCAGTTTCTCCCATTCATCTTTGGCAGGACCTCTCAAGCTccatcaggttggatggggagcgGTCGTTGCTCAGTGGTGATTTTTTcgttttttaattttaaaagatTTGCAAAATTTCAAAAaaactttttcttttcattgtgtgtagaattttgaggaaaaaaatgaatttaatcccATTTTGGAATAAGGCTGTacataacaaaatgtaaaaaaaagtgaagCGCTGTGAATACTTTCTGGATGCACTGTACGAGTTCTATGAGTATAATTAGTATTTTTCATTACGATTGACATATagcattagtctcattatttaacaTACCTCATATGTTATTGTAGCGCCCTCAGCGCAAGATTATTGCCTGAAGTGAAAAATGGTTCAGGGTTTAATTCATGAATAACTACACCAGTTCTACCACTAAGTGGCAGCAGCACGCTAGAAACGGTGGTTGCTGTATCCACGCTAACTCCTGCAGGAAGTAGAACAGTTCTCAGCAGGAGAAAGACATGGGCTGTTATCCTGATAAATGTATTTGGCATGTTTTACAGTAAACAtcagtgaaataaatgtatgtgGCATCAAGACAAAATCCAACTCTCAGTCTTTGAGTGTGGTACATTATCAAGCTGTTGACTTAGGGGCATCATTAATGACCATAGATGAACATCATGTAAGACCCTTTaagaaaatgatttattttgttaatgctATGTGGTTGGAGTTCAAactgtgtgcgctgtgtgtgtgcttgaaataACTACAGTTACCATGATGCCTTTTCCCTTGTTTAgtaacaatgtatgtttcccgCTGGAATTCGTTGTTTTTCAAGGCTGTACCCAATCCTGTGTGAGGAgaagtagttttttttattggcgCAAGTTGGATTTGTAGGTGGCATGAATGGGTAGTCTTCTGTCTGTTTAAGGAGAGGTTAGGCAGTATTAATTGTGTATTCAAAATAGACACGGGCAACAACGAGACCTGGGACTCAGCTAATGTTCATAGCAAGCGTTCGTTTACGCGTGTAACTTCGTCCACGGTGCCTGATGAAGAGAAGCTCGGAGGAAGTTTGGGCTGGGTTTCACCATCACAGAGCTGGGAGCTGAAGCTAATAAGTTAGCCTCCATGAACTTCATCGCTGTCCGTCAAGCATCACAGGACTACTGGAGTAATTCGTGAGTAGCTGCTATAGAGTTTTATTGGTGACGGAAACTCCCATCTCCGCGTGTTTACAACTGTAACAGCAAGAGTgaacttttatttaatatttattggATTTCATTCTCCAATGGGAGTACAACGAACTCTGGATTTCCTCATGGTTCCCAAGGTAGTCTTGCAAGCTTGCTAACGTGAACAGAGATTTGCCGAACTGTTGTTTTGACTcatgtgttaaatgtgttacATGTATGCAACGTTAAGTTACCTTTAATCTTCTAAGCTAATGTACGTTTTTGACCTTTCCTTAGCGGAGTTTATGACTCCATTTTGCGTTTACTGAGTTTCTTAAACGCCATTTTGCATTAATTGGGTTTTCTTGGTATGCTAGTTAGGAGCATTGGGTTGTAAGAATTGTTTTTAATACTTTTCAGTTGATCATACGAATCTGTGCGAAGGTGACAACAATTAAGGGGGAACTTCTAATTTCATATTGCTGATTTACATATAGAAAAGTTGAATGAACATgtcatttatatacattttgcacacatccacacacccaaattctttatttaatttgtacaGTAAAGGGAAAAATTAATTTCTcctatttgtaaaaaaaattccATCAGTGTGCCCATCAGTCACTATTGTTTGACTAAAAGCACTGGTAATAGGAGCGACTCTTTCCATTCTGCTCCCAATTGTAATTAATATCTGAGGATTTGCATATTTCCCTGCCAGGCACACTGGTATAACATGTTCTTAGTGTAGGCACCGCGCGCTATTTGTTTGATTCATGCCCATTGTACTTATTAGTTTTGTGACTTAGTTGATATATAGAAACTACCAGATATATATTCTATGACTAAACATCCCAGATGTATTGGTAGACAGGAAAGTCCAGCCCACTCACCAACAATAGTTGTGAACCCAGGACTCTATTCTGTTTGATGTCAGTGTGACTCCTGTAATATTTATTATAGCCACTAGGGGAAAAGGGGTTATAGAAGTATGAGGAACTCTATAGGCTCATATGTTTCGTATCTGAATAGTTCAGTATGAACCAAGGCGGCTGCTGCAGGTTCCTACAAGATGGTGATCTAGTAATGATAACTGTACCAAACACTCCTGCCTCGTGGTCTGGATCTGTAAACTGTTAAGATAAATTATCTGCGTGCTGGTTTACAGAAAAATCAGAGTAATggaccgccacacgtagcaattggtttgatacagttgagtttactggttttaagatTGTACAAGATACAGTCAGAGATGCAGAGTTCACAaacagctctgtcacccacggctggagaagGCTTCTGAATTTGACATGTGATCACAATTGGTTtataagtccagtct
Coding sequences:
- the LOC122129295 gene encoding protein NLRC3-like, encoding METPGDAPEGQRHVRRKRPPSPVPTCVSMKSDRSKEHGINFQNEDVPDASRQVHETDSSQGHVRRKRPPSPVPTCVSMKSDRSKEHGINFQNEDVPDASRGQMEECNPDAVSDQFTQSQHGDLKHIFQVLEEKIITLVKNELKRFKRMLSPDYQENFESKEEDESEAREGALKMALHFLKNMKLKDLADKLQENELDIVCQTELKRNLKNKYKSLCEGIRKQGSSALLEKIYTEVYITEGGSGKVNEEHEVRQIESRSKRPAGQETSIRCSDIFKPLPGQDKPIRSVVTKGVAGIGKTVSVQKFILDWAEGKENQDIHFIFPLLFRELNLMREKQLSLMDLLHHFFTEIKQLTSLSQGKYKALFICDGLDECRLQLDFQKNQSLTDVTEVTSLDVLLTNVIKGNLLHSALLWITSRPAAANQIPPDCVDRVTEVQGFNDPQKEEYFRKRISDQNLASEVISHIKLSRSLHIMCHIPVFCWIAATVLGVILGSSGGGQIPKTLTEMYTYFLIFQTKQSNLKFENVQNLDPQWNQEVILGLGQLAYEQLEKGNLIFYEEDLKESGIDVREAAVCSGICSQIFREESGLYKDKVFCFVHLSVQEYLAALYVFLVMAVKGKDTNVMKWQGSLSPSMKKSMIILQKSAVDKALKHEDGRFDLFLRFLLGLSLESNQTLLHGLLQRGRNQMGNEETISYIKEKIREVPSSERVINLFHCLNELNDHSLVEEVQRLLIAGTLSGAELSPAQWSALVFVLLTSEQKLDVFDLKKYIRSDEGLLRLQPVLDKSQKAQLNSCGLTERSCTALACILSKPSSKLKNVDLSDNSIGDIGVQKLCSGLENPNCELETLNVSNCSITEGGF